A DNA window from Actinokineospora baliensis contains the following coding sequences:
- a CDS encoding class I SAM-dependent methyltransferase, which produces MTDPFPSLEAKAAYDAVAAQYAELFSDSLRTRPLERALLAAFAELVLAGDSGPVGDIGCGPGHVTAYLKALGPDTFGIDLSAEMVALARRAHPDLKFDEGDMTALDLPDASLSGILALYSVIHTPPPRLPAVFAEFHRVLARGGHLLLGFFACDDPVPQGFDHKVLLAYRWSPDTLADLLRRAGLVEVARLLREPHDGERFQQGHLLVRKRS; this is translated from the coding sequence GTGACCGATCCGTTCCCCTCACTCGAGGCCAAGGCCGCCTACGACGCCGTCGCGGCCCAGTACGCCGAGCTGTTCAGCGATTCGCTCAGGACCAGGCCACTCGAACGCGCGCTGCTGGCCGCGTTCGCCGAACTCGTGCTCGCCGGTGACTCCGGTCCGGTTGGCGACATCGGCTGCGGACCAGGCCACGTGACCGCGTACCTGAAGGCTCTGGGACCCGACACCTTCGGCATCGACCTGTCCGCCGAGATGGTCGCGTTGGCCCGCCGGGCACACCCGGACCTGAAGTTCGACGAAGGGGACATGACGGCCCTCGACCTGCCCGACGCGTCCCTCAGCGGCATCCTCGCGCTCTACTCGGTCATCCACACCCCGCCGCCGCGGCTGCCCGCCGTCTTCGCCGAGTTCCACCGGGTTCTGGCGCGGGGTGGCCACCTGCTGCTCGGGTTTTTCGCCTGCGACGACCCGGTGCCCCAGGGGTTCGACCACAAGGTGCTGCTCGCCTACCGCTGGTCGCCCGACACCCTCGCGGACCTGCTCCGCCGGGCCGGGCTTGTCGAGGTGGCCCGGTTGCTGCGCGAGCCCCACGACGGTGAGCGGTTCCAGCAGGGCCATCTCCTGGTGCGCAAGCGCTCTTGA
- a CDS encoding helix-turn-helix domain-containing protein codes for MVHRLDERAIALWASLPRELVARFRPVVGRLTQDMVREIQRAVPAYAQPLEGHFGAIMMAGVEQSVLRILDTVGIGGPSDENWAAVFRQLGRVEFAEGRSLDCLQTAYRVGGRVAWRHLAAWGQQQRLPTAMLTVAAEAIFAYVDEISTLSIEGYTAAQAQSAGVIERARRRLVELVLSDPPGSMTALTELAATARWRVPDTVAVVVVEQAVDGEPDVLAGPHDPEVLVDLDLPCLVLPDPARQLRALHPHLRGRRACVGPLVPLREAATSLNWARRAMALVRRGIIGGDTSLTWCHDHLSTLWLLADEFLVRELRRRALAPLTGLTAKQRARTAETLLAWLETRGSAPEIAQRLDIHPQTVRYRMRQVDKLFGPQLANPDTRLELEIALRADRLLRTGEDLPPTPPRRRPNTVHS; via the coding sequence ATGGTGCACCGGCTCGATGAACGGGCGATCGCGTTGTGGGCGAGTCTGCCGAGGGAGTTGGTGGCGCGGTTCCGGCCGGTGGTCGGGCGGCTCACGCAGGACATGGTCCGGGAGATCCAGCGGGCGGTGCCCGCGTACGCGCAACCGCTGGAGGGGCATTTCGGGGCGATCATGATGGCGGGGGTGGAGCAGTCGGTGCTGCGGATCCTCGACACCGTGGGGATCGGGGGGCCGTCGGACGAGAACTGGGCGGCGGTGTTCCGGCAGTTGGGCAGGGTGGAGTTCGCGGAGGGCCGCAGCCTCGACTGCCTGCAGACCGCCTACCGCGTCGGCGGTCGGGTCGCGTGGCGGCACCTCGCGGCGTGGGGGCAGCAGCAGCGGCTGCCCACCGCGATGCTCACCGTCGCGGCCGAGGCGATCTTCGCCTACGTCGACGAGATCTCCACGCTGTCCATCGAGGGCTACACCGCCGCGCAGGCGCAGTCCGCGGGCGTCATCGAGCGCGCCAGGCGCAGGCTGGTCGAACTCGTCCTCAGCGACCCGCCCGGGTCGATGACCGCTCTCACCGAACTGGCCGCCACCGCCCGCTGGCGCGTGCCCGACACCGTCGCCGTGGTCGTCGTCGAGCAGGCCGTCGACGGTGAACCCGATGTGCTGGCCGGACCGCACGACCCCGAGGTCCTCGTCGACCTGGACCTCCCGTGCCTCGTGCTGCCCGACCCCGCGCGGCAGCTGCGCGCCCTGCACCCCCACCTGCGCGGCCGCCGCGCCTGCGTCGGGCCGCTCGTCCCGCTGCGCGAGGCCGCGACCTCGCTGAACTGGGCGCGCCGGGCGATGGCGTTGGTGCGCAGGGGCATCATCGGCGGCGACACCTCGCTCACCTGGTGCCACGACCACCTGTCCACCCTGTGGCTGCTGGCCGACGAGTTCCTCGTCCGCGAACTCCGCCGCCGCGCCCTCGCCCCGCTGACGGGCCTGACCGCCAAACAGCGCGCCCGCACCGCCGAGACCCTCCTCGCCTGGCTCGAAACCCGCGGCAGCGCCCCCGAGATCGCCCAACGCCTCGACATCCACCCGCAGACCGTGCGCTACCGCATGCGCCAGGTGGACAAGCTGTTCGGCCCCCAACTCGCCAACCCCGACACCCGGCTGGAGCTGGAGATCGCCCTGCGCGCCGACCGCCTGCTGCGCACGGGCGAAGACCTACCGCCCACGCCACCGCGCAGGCGACCCAACACCGTCCACAGTTGA